Proteins from one Microbacterium proteolyticum genomic window:
- a CDS encoding O-methyltransferase has protein sequence MPTHDDVDAFLTDTLVGRDPSLDAALAAQQEAGLPAIEVSPVSAKLLHLLVRISGARRVLEIGTLGGYSTIWLARALPEGGRVVTIEAEERNARLAHDNLSRAGVADRVEIRVGRGLDVLPTLVGEEPFDLVFIDADKESNPGYLDWAARLGRPGTVVVLDNVVRAGAVADPPPGDTKVAGARAGVVMLGEDPRFDATALQTLDRKGWDGLALALLTDAVASGPDPRPTRSDRDH, from the coding sequence GTGCCCACACACGACGACGTCGACGCGTTCCTCACCGACACCCTGGTCGGGCGCGATCCCTCGCTGGATGCCGCACTCGCCGCGCAGCAGGAGGCGGGACTCCCCGCGATCGAGGTGTCCCCGGTCAGCGCGAAGCTCCTGCACCTGCTCGTACGGATCAGCGGGGCGCGGCGCGTCCTGGAGATCGGCACGCTCGGCGGGTACTCGACGATCTGGCTCGCCCGCGCCCTGCCCGAGGGCGGTCGGGTCGTGACGATCGAGGCGGAGGAGCGGAACGCCCGCCTCGCCCACGACAACCTGTCGCGTGCCGGGGTGGCCGACCGGGTCGAGATCCGGGTCGGCCGGGGGCTCGACGTGCTCCCGACCCTCGTCGGCGAGGAGCCGTTCGACCTTGTCTTCATCGACGCCGATAAGGAATCGAACCCCGGCTACCTCGACTGGGCGGCGCGCCTCGGGCGCCCCGGGACCGTGGTCGTGCTCGACAACGTCGTCCGCGCCGGCGCCGTCGCCGACCCGCCCCCCGGCGACACGAAGGTCGCGGGCGCGAGGGCGGGCGTCGTGATGCTGGGGGAGGACCCCCGTTTCGACGCGACCGCGCTGCAGACGCTCGACCGCAAGGGGTGGGACGGGCTCGCTCTGGCCCTCCTGACCGACGCCGTGGCATCCGGGCCCGATCCTCGCCCCACACGCTCCGACCGCGATCACTAG
- the eno gene encoding phosphopyruvate hydratase has product MALIEAVNAREILDSRGNPTVEVEVLLDDGIVQRAAVPSGASTGAFEAYELRDGDKSRYGGKGVLKAVAAVVDELGPAIEGVEASEQRIIDEILIETDGTENKSRTGANAILGVSLAVAKAAADSADLPLFRYLGGPNAHLLPVPLFNVINGGEHADNGIDFQEFFLAPIGAETYGESLRWGTEVYHVLKGELKSAGYNTGLGDEGGFAPDLPSNREGLDFLIRAIEKAGFTPGQDIAVGLDVAATEFYKDGVYTVEGKEWSVDTLVDYFADLVANFPIVTIEDALAEDDWDGWKKLTDAIGSKVQLVGDDLFVTNPKRLKQGIDLGVANSLLVKVNQIGTLSETLDAIALATRSGYTSMLSHRSGETEDTTIADLAVAVNAGQIKTGAPARSERVAKYNQLLRIEEDLGDAAVFAGRSAFPRFKG; this is encoded by the coding sequence GTGGCACTTATCGAGGCTGTCAACGCGCGCGAGATCCTGGATTCGCGCGGTAACCCGACCGTCGAGGTGGAGGTGCTCCTCGACGACGGCATCGTCCAGCGCGCGGCCGTCCCCTCCGGCGCGTCCACCGGCGCGTTCGAGGCCTACGAGCTTCGCGACGGCGACAAGAGCCGCTACGGCGGCAAGGGCGTTCTGAAGGCCGTCGCCGCGGTCGTCGACGAGCTCGGCCCCGCGATCGAGGGCGTCGAGGCCAGCGAGCAGCGCATCATCGATGAGATCCTCATCGAGACCGACGGCACCGAGAACAAGTCGCGCACCGGCGCGAACGCGATCCTCGGCGTCTCGCTCGCCGTCGCCAAGGCCGCGGCCGACAGCGCCGACCTGCCCCTGTTCCGCTACCTCGGCGGCCCGAACGCGCACCTGCTGCCCGTGCCGCTGTTCAACGTCATCAACGGTGGCGAGCACGCCGACAACGGCATCGACTTCCAGGAGTTCTTCCTCGCGCCCATCGGCGCCGAGACCTACGGCGAGTCGCTCCGGTGGGGCACCGAGGTCTACCACGTCCTCAAGGGCGAGCTGAAGTCCGCGGGCTACAACACCGGTCTCGGCGACGAGGGCGGCTTCGCCCCCGACCTGCCCAGCAACCGCGAGGGCCTCGACTTCCTCATCCGCGCGATCGAGAAGGCCGGCTTCACCCCCGGCCAGGACATCGCCGTCGGCCTCGACGTCGCCGCCACCGAGTTCTACAAGGACGGCGTCTACACCGTCGAGGGCAAGGAGTGGAGCGTCGACACCCTGGTCGACTACTTCGCCGACCTCGTCGCGAACTTCCCGATCGTCACCATCGAGGACGCCCTCGCCGAGGACGACTGGGACGGCTGGAAGAAGCTCACCGACGCCATCGGCTCGAAGGTCCAGCTCGTCGGCGACGACCTGTTCGTCACCAACCCCAAGCGCCTGAAGCAGGGCATCGACCTCGGTGTCGCCAACTCGCTCCTGGTGAAGGTCAACCAGATCGGCACGCTGTCGGAGACCCTGGATGCCATCGCCCTCGCGACCCGTTCGGGCTACACCTCGATGCTGTCGCACCGTTCGGGTGAGACCGAGGACACCACGATCGCCGACCTCGCCGTCGCGGTGAACGCCGGCCAGATCAAGACCGGTGCGCCCGCGCGCAGCGAGCGCGTCGCCAAGTACAACCAGCTGCTGCGCATCGAGGAGGACCTCGGCGACGCCGCCGTCTTCGCCGGCCGCTCGGCGTTCCCCCGCTTCAAGGGCTGA